Proteins encoded by one window of Nicotiana tabacum cultivar K326 chromosome 10, ASM71507v2, whole genome shotgun sequence:
- the LOC107830907 gene encoding putative disease resistance protein RGA3 codes for MAEVLVSIVLDQLGNFIVEQVKGQVDELRMAIGIKKEIQNLSFKLKMIKEALDDAEKRRVKDKNVKHWLEILEDFSYDTDNVLDEWKTRILQQEIERNEAGVGAASIPRKKVSCFFLPSCFTFKKLEVNRDIVRKIKELDVKLEVIVREKDQFNFVVNANGVVSDQDVFKRVMTTGIVDESEVHGRDSDKDVVISKLLENYDQENGFLVVSVVGTGGIGKTTLAQLAYGDEKIKGHFDERIWICVSDPFDEVKVAKAILESLTKSSPDLSQLHMLLERIQECVSKKRFFLVLDDVWSEDYSKWEPLKNSLKNGARGSRILVTSRSERVVGVMGSSYMHRLGQISDSDCWSLFSRIAFSGRNKEDFENLEDIGKRIVRKCKGLPLAAKTMGSLLRFKDTEEEWQTVLDSEIWELEEVAVDLFPHLYLSYDDLPPILKRCFSYCAIFPKDTVINVDRLTRIWMAQGYLSTVENNQQEVKGREYFMNLATRSFFHELKKDDKNASVIISCKMHDIVHDFAQFLSKNDCYSIKGTKATENKVDVLSVRHLCWESTDSTVNPTSICDIGKIHSLFAEHLHAKELPRDLFKGLKCIRVLNLHGCLMQELPEEIGNLFHLRCIDLSSSQVKDLPEAICRLCNLQTLDLHGCKNLSRLPQQIGKLLNLRHLITTDMPKLESFPQGIGRLTQLRTLSDFVVGKGSSKLGYIGKLNQLQGYLSVHVIDNLNSAEDVVEAEKAEFRSKKYVKELRLNFYWTSEVRMDVIEALTPPPNLRSLTINGYRGTQLPTWITLSLNNLRVLTLSECFNCNFLPPLGKLPFLEILWVRLMDELKHVGNEFLGLPGTIASFPKLKKLTFSYCSEWEEWTDLKPEVVCSVMPSLKELELYCCEKLNSLPYCLLQRLSSIESLKIKMCPYLEVDWTKISHIQNIETGNGI; via the coding sequence ATGGCTGAAGTGCTTGTTTCCATTGTCCTTGACCAATTGGGCAATTTCATTGTGGAGCAAGTAAAGGGACAAGTTGATGAACTAAGAATGGCTATTGGGATCAAGAAAGAGATCCAAAATCTCTCTTTCaagttaaaaatgataaaagaggCATTAGATGATGCTGAAAAAAGAAGGGTCAAAGACAAAAATGTAAAACATTGGCTAGAAATTCTTGAAGATTTTTCATATGACACAGATAATGTGTTAGATGAATGGaaaacaagaattctacagcaAGAAATTGAAAGAAATGAGGCTGGTGTTGGTGCTGCTTCAATTCCAAGGAAAAAAGTAAGTTGCTTTTTTCTACCTTCTTGTTTTACTTTCAAGAAACTTGAGGTGAATCGCGATATTGTTCGAAAAATAAAGGAATTGGATGTGAAGTTAGAAGTGATTGTGAGAGAAAAAGATCAGTTCAATTTTGTAGTTAATGCAAATGGTGTTGTTTCTGATCAAGATGTGTTTAAAAGAGTTATGACTACTGGCATTGTTGATGAATCAGAAGTACATGGTAGAGATTCTGATAAAGATGTTGTAATAAGTAAGTTGCTTGAGAATTATGATCAAGAAAATGGTTTCCTTGTTGTATCTGTTGTGGGCACAGGTGGGATTGGAAAGACAACTCTTGCACAACTAGCGTATGGTGATGAGAAAATAAAGGGTCATTTTGATGAAAGAATTTGGATTTGTGTATCGGACCCTTTCGATGAAGTCAAAGTTGCAAAAGCCATTCTTGAATCTCTAACTAAAAGCTCACCAGATCTGTCTCAACTGCATATGTTATTagaaagaattcaagaatgtgtcTCTAAGAAAAGGTTCTTTCTTGTGCTAGATGATGTATGGTCTGAAGATTATTCGAAATGGGAACCGTTGAAGAACTCTCTCAAGAATGGAGCTCGAGGAAGTAGAATCTTGGTTACATCTAGGAGTGAGAGGGTTGTCGGAGTGATGGGAAGTTCTTACATGCATCGGTTGGGACAAATATCAGATTCAGATTGTTGGTCATTGTTTAGTCGGATAGCATTTTCAGGAAGGAATAAGGAGGATTTTGAGAATTTAGAAGATATTGGGAAGAGAATCGTACGAAAGTGCAAAGGATTGCCACTTGCTGCAAAGACTATGGGAAGTCTCTTGCGGTTTAAGGATACAGAAGAAGAGTGGCAAACTGTTTTGGACAGTGAAATATGGGAATTGGAGGAAGTGGCAGTAGACTTGTTTCCTCATTTGTACTTGAGCTACGACGATTTGCCCCCTATCTTGAAGCGTTGTTTCTCGTATTGTGCCATTTTCCCTAAAGATACTGTCATAAATGTAGACAGGTTGACCCGAATTTGGATGGCACAAGGTTATCTCAGCACAGTTGAAAATAACCAACAGGAAGTAAAAGGACGTGAGTATTTCATGAACTTAGCTACACGCTCTTTCTTTCACGAGCTGAAGAAAGATGATAAAAATGCAAGTGTTATAATATCCTGCAAAATGCATGATATAGTGCATGATTTTGCTCAGTTTCTTTCTAAAAATGACTGCTATAGCATCAAAGGAACCAAAGCAACTGAAAACAAAGTAGACGTTCTTAGTGTTCGACATCTATGCTGGGAGAGTACTGATAGTACAGTGAATCCTACTTCTATTTGTGATATTGGAAAGATTCACAGTCTATTTGCTGAACACTTGCACGCAAAAGAGCTTCCTCGAGATCTATTCAAAGGTCTTAAATGCATAAGAGTTCTAAATTTACATGGATGTTTGATGCAAGAACTTCCTGAAGAAATAGGAAATCTATTTCATCTAAGGTGCATTGATTTAAGCAGCAGTCAAGTGAAGGACTTACCTGAAGCCATTTGCCGCTTGTGTAATCTGCAAACCTTAGATCTTCACGGTTGTAAGAATCTTTCAAGACTTCCTCAACAGATAGGAAAATTGTTAAACTTGAGACATCTCATTACTACTGACATGCCAAAGTTGGAATCTTTTCCTCAAGGAATTGGAAGGCTAACTCAACTAAGGACTTTGAGTGACTTTGTAGTTGGGAAAGGATCGAGCAAGTTGGGATATATTGGGAAATTGAACCAACTTCAAGGATATCTATCAGTCCATGTGATCGACAATTTGAACTCTGCAGAAGATGTAGTTGAAGCAGAGAAGGCAGAATTCAGAAGCAAGAAGTACGTTAAAGAACTGCGTTTGAATTTCTATTGGACGAGTGAGGTAAGAATGGATGTGATTGAAGCTCTAACACCACCTCCAAACCTTAGATCTTTGACAATCAATGGATACAGAGGTACTCAATTACCAACATGGATAACATTGTCACTTAATAATCTTAGAGTTCTTACACTAAGTGAGTGCTTTAACTGCAACTTTCTGCCACCTTTAGGTAAGTTACCATTTCTTGAAATTCTTTGGGTAAGGCTTATGGATGAGCTGAAACATGTTGGAAATGAATTCTTGGGATTGCCAGGAACCATTGCATCATTTCCAAAGCTAAAGAAGTTGACATTTTCATATTGTTCAGAGTGGGAAGAATGGACAgacttaaaaccagaagttgTTTGTTCAGTAATGCCTAGTCTTAAGGAGTTAGAATTATATTGCTGTGAAAAGCTTAATAGCCTTCCATATTGTCTCTTGCAAAGGCTGTCATCAATAGAGTCTTTAAAGATCAAGATGTGTCCTTATCTTGAAGTTGACTGGACTAAGATATCCCATATTCAGAATATTGAAACTGGTAATGGGATTTGA